In Limibacter armeniacum, a single window of DNA contains:
- a CDS encoding glycosyltransferase, protein MTSYIRTKTNDPLSFSKEVSKTLLLEIAWEVCNQVGGIHTVIRSKVPTAISRWGHENYCLIGPYIHGNVAAVFEPISDDGNDLVSKAVKAMRGMGYEVHYGYWLVAGRPKVVLFNPWNEAWKLVECKKDLWERHKIPSGDGNPLLDNVIMLSEQITKFIEVLSDINNYEKNVIAHFHEWMVGLSIPEIRRRQLPVISVFTTHATILGRYLAMNDPNFYTNLTRDRYAWDFWATHYNIMPEVAIERAAAHGAHVFSTVSRVTANECRYLLGREVDAVMPNGINLERFEAMHHFQNLHIEYKKKIHEFVMGHFFQSYSFDLDDTMYFFTSGRYEYRNKGFDLTLEALARLNAKMRFHGINKTVVAFFITKQPYYSINPHALQSRAVMGEIRKTVDQIQREIGDKLFYKVTRSKGNVMPNLNELVDESMRLRLRRTVQSWKTDSLPMVVTHNLINDSQDEILDFLRKANLVNNAHDRVKVVYHPDFVSSINPLFGMEYNDFVRGCHLGIFPSYYEPWGYTPLECVASGVPAVTSDLAGFGDFVANNLSRSDYEGIYVVKRRHGNFDQSAEDLAETMFRYVCLNLRERIDLRNATERSSVHFDWEELEKYYIKAYRMGLEKAKTDFKVV, encoded by the coding sequence ATGACATCTTACATCAGAACAAAAACCAATGATCCCTTATCCTTTTCCAAAGAAGTGAGTAAAACATTATTGCTGGAGATAGCCTGGGAAGTATGTAACCAAGTTGGAGGTATCCATACTGTGATCCGTTCCAAAGTCCCAACAGCCATTTCACGATGGGGGCATGAGAATTATTGTCTAATAGGCCCATATATTCATGGAAATGTAGCAGCGGTGTTTGAACCAATTTCAGATGATGGCAATGACCTTGTCAGTAAAGCTGTCAAAGCCATGAGAGGTATGGGGTACGAAGTACATTATGGGTACTGGCTGGTAGCGGGCAGACCCAAAGTAGTGCTTTTTAACCCATGGAATGAAGCCTGGAAACTGGTGGAATGCAAAAAAGACCTCTGGGAGCGGCATAAAATTCCTAGTGGAGATGGCAATCCTTTGCTGGATAATGTCATCATGCTTTCGGAGCAGATCACTAAGTTTATCGAAGTTCTTTCGGATATCAACAATTATGAGAAAAATGTTATAGCCCATTTTCATGAGTGGATGGTAGGTTTGTCCATTCCTGAAATTAGGCGAAGACAGCTTCCTGTGATTTCGGTATTTACAACCCATGCGACGATTCTCGGACGTTATCTGGCCATGAATGATCCCAATTTTTATACTAATCTGACAAGAGATAGGTATGCTTGGGACTTTTGGGCTACGCATTACAATATCATGCCTGAAGTGGCCATAGAAAGGGCGGCAGCACATGGAGCACATGTCTTTTCTACAGTAAGTAGGGTGACAGCCAATGAGTGTCGTTACTTATTGGGTAGAGAGGTGGATGCGGTGATGCCAAACGGAATCAACTTGGAGCGTTTTGAGGCTATGCACCATTTTCAGAACCTGCATATTGAGTACAAGAAGAAAATCCATGAGTTTGTAATGGGACACTTCTTCCAGAGCTATAGTTTTGATCTGGATGATACCATGTATTTCTTTACTTCTGGCAGGTATGAGTACCGTAATAAGGGTTTTGACCTGACATTGGAAGCACTGGCAAGACTTAATGCCAAGATGAGGTTCCACGGAATCAACAAAACAGTTGTAGCCTTCTTTATTACAAAACAGCCTTACTATTCCATTAACCCACATGCCTTGCAGTCACGGGCAGTAATGGGGGAGATTAGAAAAACTGTAGACCAGATACAGAGGGAAATAGGCGATAAGCTGTTTTATAAGGTTACACGGAGTAAAGGCAACGTCATGCCTAACTTAAATGAGTTGGTAGACGAAAGCATGAGACTCCGCCTTAGAAGGACAGTGCAGTCGTGGAAAACGGATAGTTTGCCAATGGTGGTGACTCACAATCTGATCAATGATAGTCAGGATGAAATCCTTGATTTCTTGAGAAAGGCCAACTTGGTGAATAATGCGCATGATAGGGTAAAAGTAGTGTACCATCCTGACTTTGTTTCATCCATAAATCCACTTTTTGGAATGGAGTACAATGACTTTGTCAGAGGTTGTCATCTAGGCATATTCCCTAGCTATTACGAACCTTGGGGGTATACCCCATTGGAATGTGTGGCGAGTGGTGTACCTGCCGTAACAAGTGACTTGGCAGGTTTTGGTGATTTTGTAGCCAATAATTTGAGCAGATCAGACTACGAAGGTATCTATGTGGTCAAAAGAAGGCACGGTAACTTTGACCAGTCGGCTGAAGATTTGGCAGAGACGATGTTCCGTTATGTATGTTTGAACTTGCGTGAGCGAATTGACCTTCGGAACGCTACAGAACGCTCATCAGTACATTTTGACTGGGAAGAGCTGGAGAAGTATTATATAAAAGCCTATAGAATGGGGCTTGAAAAGGCTAAAACAGACTTTAAAGTGGTTTGA
- a CDS encoding nitrite reductase has translation MRSFRTELEDPIVENDIIELEKKIRLFKDGKIDDEKFRSLRLARGVYGQRQPGVQMIRIKIPFGKLTVRQLRRISQVADKYSNGHLHITTRQDIQIHYVSLERTPELWAELEQDQVTLREACGNTVRNITASAKAGVDAAEPFDVSPYAHEMFTYFLRNPVCQEMGRKFKIAFSSSDKDSAFTLIHDVGVIPRIKIVNGEEVRGFKVLVGGGLGAQPSLAQVAYDFLEEDKLIPFTEALLRVFDRHGERLRRHKARMKFLLNEIGLEALMSLVEEEWTALKNKSYKVAGNAGNTTEIVFSDQYGNYEQVEEPTSERYQKWLEANVFEQKQKGYYGVFLKVLLGNTDTDTARKLAEIVERYAADDLRLTINQGALLKYVRKEALPALYRELDALGLAVPGFDTTVDITACPGTDTCNLGISSSTGIAKVLEDVIEKEYPDLITNNDIKIKISGCPNSCGQHGIASIGFHGSSLKNRKNGMVLPALQVLLGGGIDGEGNGRVAEKVIKVPSKKGPHVLRFVLEDYDEHKLDGEYFSDYFERQGKNYFYELLKPLADLDALEAADYIDWGRKEQFAVQTAVGECAGVIIDLVATLIFETEEKYEWAQESFAKGQYADAIYHAYNVLVNGAKALLLSEDVKLKSQATILKAFDEHYVDAGKIKLDSSFTDLVLQINKNEPTKEFAETFIAQAATFLQTVKDLRRQAISA, from the coding sequence ATGAGAAGCTTCAGAACAGAACTGGAAGATCCGATAGTTGAAAATGATATCATTGAGTTGGAGAAGAAAATCCGCTTGTTTAAGGATGGTAAGATAGATGATGAAAAATTCAGAAGCCTTAGGTTGGCACGTGGTGTCTATGGACAGCGTCAGCCAGGGGTTCAGATGATCAGAATCAAGATCCCTTTTGGTAAGCTGACTGTACGACAGTTGAGGAGAATCAGCCAAGTAGCAGACAAGTATTCCAATGGTCACCTTCATATTACCACTCGTCAGGATATTCAGATTCACTATGTGAGTTTGGAACGTACTCCAGAGCTTTGGGCTGAACTTGAGCAGGATCAGGTTACATTGAGGGAAGCTTGTGGTAACACAGTACGGAATATTACAGCATCAGCAAAGGCAGGTGTGGATGCTGCAGAGCCTTTTGATGTATCTCCATATGCGCATGAAATGTTTACTTACTTCTTGAGAAACCCAGTTTGTCAGGAAATGGGTAGAAAGTTCAAGATTGCTTTCTCGTCATCAGATAAAGATTCTGCATTTACGTTGATCCATGATGTTGGGGTAATTCCAAGGATCAAGATTGTAAATGGTGAAGAAGTACGTGGCTTTAAGGTGTTAGTTGGTGGTGGCTTGGGTGCCCAGCCATCTTTGGCACAAGTTGCCTATGACTTTTTGGAAGAAGATAAGCTGATTCCATTTACAGAGGCGCTGTTGAGAGTATTTGACAGGCATGGTGAACGTCTGAGAAGACATAAAGCAAGAATGAAGTTCTTGTTGAATGAGATCGGTCTGGAGGCTTTGATGAGTCTGGTTGAAGAAGAATGGACTGCACTCAAAAACAAGTCTTATAAAGTAGCTGGCAATGCAGGGAATACTACTGAAATTGTTTTCAGCGACCAATATGGTAACTATGAGCAAGTAGAGGAACCAACTTCTGAAAGGTATCAGAAATGGTTGGAAGCCAACGTTTTTGAGCAGAAGCAAAAAGGTTACTATGGCGTATTCCTGAAAGTTCTATTAGGTAATACAGATACAGATACTGCCCGAAAACTGGCAGAAATAGTAGAGCGTTATGCAGCGGATGACCTTCGTCTGACAATCAACCAAGGTGCCTTGCTGAAGTATGTTCGTAAAGAGGCTTTGCCTGCTTTATACAGAGAGCTGGATGCGCTTGGTTTGGCAGTGCCTGGTTTTGATACCACAGTAGATATTACAGCTTGCCCTGGAACAGATACTTGTAACCTGGGTATCTCAAGCAGCACAGGTATTGCAAAAGTATTGGAAGATGTCATTGAGAAGGAATATCCTGATTTGATTACCAATAATGATATCAAGATAAAAATCAGTGGTTGTCCGAATTCATGTGGTCAGCATGGTATCGCAAGTATAGGCTTTCATGGTAGCTCACTGAAAAACAGAAAGAATGGTATGGTGTTGCCAGCCCTTCAGGTACTTCTTGGCGGAGGTATAGATGGAGAAGGTAATGGCAGGGTTGCTGAAAAAGTAATCAAAGTGCCATCTAAGAAAGGTCCACATGTCCTTCGTTTTGTTTTGGAAGACTACGACGAGCATAAACTGGATGGTGAGTACTTCAGTGATTACTTTGAGCGTCAAGGCAAGAACTATTTTTATGAGTTGCTTAAGCCATTGGCTGACTTGGATGCACTTGAAGCTGCCGATTATATCGATTGGGGTCGTAAAGAGCAATTTGCTGTTCAGACTGCTGTAGGTGAATGTGCTGGCGTCATCATTGACCTTGTAGCTACATTGATCTTTGAAACAGAAGAGAAATATGAATGGGCTCAGGAATCCTTTGCGAAAGGTCAATATGCAGACGCTATCTACCATGCATACAATGTGTTGGTAAACGGAGCAAAAGCTTTACTACTTTCAGAGGATGTGAAACTGAAGTCACAGGCTACTATCCTGAAGGCATTTGATGAGCATTATGTAGATGCTGGAAAAATAAAACTGGATAGCTCTTTCACTGATCTGGTACTTCAGATTAATAAAAATGAACCAACTAAGGAATTTGCTGAGACTTTCATTGCTCAGGCAGCAACATTCCTGCAAACAGTTAAGGATCTTCGTAGGCAAGCCATTTCAGCGTAA
- the cobA gene encoding uroporphyrinogen-III C-methyltransferase, with the protein MATTNKRPHLTLLGAGIGDPDLITVKGTKALAQADVVLYDALVSKELLDYAPAHAEKVFVGKRAGHHSVKQEDTNKLIVSFALSKGHVVRLKGGDPFIFGRGHEEMQYAESFGIPTTYIPGITSSVAAAGLQNIPLTRRGISESFWVVTGTTKSGELSSDLALAAQSTATVVILMGTKKLQEIMNVFSAFGKQDMPVAIIQNSSMPDEKVGVGTVSSIVEIAEKEQLGSPAVIVVGEVAALHKEFPLEISEKVKAYSS; encoded by the coding sequence ATGGCGACAACCAACAAACGTCCACACCTTACCCTTTTGGGAGCTGGAATAGGAGATCCTGACTTGATTACTGTTAAAGGTACTAAAGCATTGGCGCAGGCTGATGTGGTATTGTATGATGCATTGGTAAGCAAGGAATTGCTGGATTATGCACCTGCTCACGCAGAGAAGGTTTTTGTAGGAAAGAGAGCAGGGCACCATAGTGTAAAGCAGGAAGATACCAATAAGCTTATTGTCTCCTTTGCATTGTCAAAAGGACATGTTGTAAGGCTGAAAGGTGGTGATCCTTTTATTTTTGGTAGAGGACATGAAGAAATGCAGTACGCAGAGAGCTTCGGTATTCCGACCACTTATATACCGGGTATTACAAGTTCAGTTGCCGCAGCAGGGTTACAGAATATTCCTTTGACCAGAAGAGGTATCAGTGAAAGCTTTTGGGTTGTGACAGGTACAACAAAATCTGGTGAACTTTCATCAGATCTTGCATTGGCAGCTCAATCCACTGCAACTGTGGTGATTCTGATGGGAACAAAAAAGCTACAGGAAATCATGAATGTCTTTTCCGCTTTTGGAAAACAAGATATGCCTGTTGCAATCATACAGAATAGCTCTATGCCAGACGAGAAAGTGGGAGTTGGAACAGTGAGTTCGATTGTCGAAATTGCTGAGAAAGAGCAACTCGGTTCGCCTGCTGTAATTGTGGTAGGTGAGGTTGCCGCTTTGCACAAGGAGTTTCCGTTAGAAATTTCGGAAAAGGTCAAAGCTTACTCATCATAA
- a CDS encoding precorrin-2 dehydrogenase/sirohydrochlorin ferrochelatase family protein, which produces MNTLYPIFLKLDQLELLIVGGGAVGHEKLSAVLKNSPEAKVNLVAPEIRKEVEELATDYPTVKLHYREFQWEDLNGKHLVILATDKRELHEEIKKVTAEKHLLTNVADTPDLCDFYLSSVVQKGDLKIGISTNGKSPTLAKRIREYLEEALPDEVQELMDNLQVFRSKLKDDFAHKVKALNDLTKKVF; this is translated from the coding sequence ATGAATACACTTTATCCTATTTTCCTGAAACTGGATCAGCTGGAGCTGCTAATTGTTGGGGGTGGTGCAGTTGGGCACGAAAAACTGTCAGCTGTACTGAAAAACAGCCCTGAAGCTAAGGTGAACTTGGTTGCTCCAGAAATCAGGAAAGAGGTAGAAGAACTGGCAACAGATTATCCTACAGTAAAGTTGCATTACCGAGAGTTTCAATGGGAAGACTTGAATGGGAAACATTTGGTTATTCTGGCTACTGATAAAAGGGAGTTACACGAGGAAATCAAAAAGGTGACAGCAGAAAAGCATTTGTTGACCAATGTGGCTGATACACCTGATTTATGTGACTTTTATCTGAGTTCAGTAGTGCAGAAAGGTGACTTGAAGATTGGTATTTCTACCAATGGGAAATCACCAACGCTTGCCAAAAGAATTAGAGAGTATCTGGAGGAGGCATTGCCAGACGAGGTGCAGGAACTAATGGATAATCTTCAGGTATTTAGGTCTAAACTGAAAGATGATTTCGCACATAAAGTCAAAGCATTAAATGACTTGACAAAGAAAGTGTTTTAA
- a CDS encoding fasciclin domain-containing protein, with amino-acid sequence MKILSSKTLSFLIILTTILTGCGDDDGGGNINPNDDLFDIIQSQTGTTDSLARALQNTGLDAAVGTISSGTVFGPSNQAFSAYMTAENISDIADIPEDVLSKILRYHVTPSSLRTNDLSDGDRLATLVVGDSLSVSVSGGNIMVGNGTDPAASITRGDLEATNGVLHIIDEIILPPSGTAPSPTIYDFLVDTDSFSTLVTAIDKYPVLVQTLDNPSQDFTLFAPGNTAFDLFFTDSDFESIDDIPSETLEAYLRHHLIIGSVVSTSLSDGDFLLTNNNTRFQVTVTEGGDISIGDVNVIETDIPANNGYIHTIDGILIPSSSSAAQIATDNGLTTLVAALDSAGLLSTLSGSGEFTVLAPTNEAFDAYLDEVGLTAEELLSPANRAILSRILNYHVVNSFHPSNSISDGDTLITLNNNFITFQTDESDAISILNEGGVDNAVLDPVDLLSTNGVVHVIDQVLAPNTIADQLVANPDYSTFVQALITSGVLGTLQDDSQAFTVFAPDNNAFDTFIAMEGDDINSVEDLLAQSNLSQIMLYHIGEGKMLSSTLTSSNIPTLLTNTTTNESVSISVTAGEQITLNNTATVIFPFDQEANNGVIHTIDNVLTPPAEQ; translated from the coding sequence ATGAAAATACTCAGTTCAAAAACCTTATCATTTCTTATCATCTTGACAACGATATTGACAGGTTGTGGTGATGATGATGGCGGTGGAAATATTAACCCGAATGATGACCTTTTCGATATTATTCAATCACAAACAGGCACAACCGATTCCCTTGCCAGAGCCCTCCAAAATACCGGACTTGATGCTGCTGTCGGTACAATCAGTTCTGGAACTGTATTTGGCCCCAGCAATCAGGCATTTTCAGCATATATGACTGCTGAAAACATTAGTGACATTGCTGATATACCTGAAGATGTGCTCAGCAAGATACTTCGTTACCATGTTACGCCTTCTTCATTGCGAACAAATGACCTTAGTGATGGAGACAGGCTTGCCACCCTTGTTGTAGGAGATAGTTTATCTGTAAGTGTTTCAGGTGGAAATATTATGGTAGGCAACGGCACTGATCCAGCTGCATCCATTACAAGAGGAGATTTGGAAGCAACCAATGGGGTATTACATATTATTGATGAAATCATTCTTCCACCATCAGGTACTGCTCCATCTCCAACTATCTATGATTTCCTAGTCGACACTGATTCATTTTCAACACTCGTTACCGCCATTGACAAATACCCAGTTCTAGTTCAAACGCTAGACAATCCGTCACAGGACTTCACATTATTTGCTCCTGGCAATACTGCATTTGACCTGTTTTTTACTGATAGTGATTTTGAATCAATCGACGATATTCCATCCGAAACATTAGAAGCTTACTTAAGGCACCACCTCATAATCGGGAGTGTCGTTTCCACTTCATTAAGTGATGGAGACTTCTTGTTAACCAATAACAATACTCGTTTTCAAGTAACCGTAACTGAAGGTGGTGATATTTCCATTGGTGATGTCAATGTCATAGAAACCGATATCCCTGCCAATAATGGTTATATACATACTATTGATGGCATTCTAATTCCATCCAGCAGTAGTGCTGCTCAAATCGCTACAGACAATGGGCTTACAACCCTAGTAGCTGCCCTTGACTCGGCAGGTCTGTTAAGCACCCTTTCGGGATCAGGAGAATTTACGGTTTTGGCACCTACCAATGAGGCTTTTGATGCATATCTGGACGAAGTTGGCCTTACTGCTGAGGAATTACTTTCACCAGCGAATCGAGCCATACTTTCCAGAATTCTAAATTATCATGTTGTCAACTCGTTCCACCCGTCCAACTCCATTTCAGATGGTGACACCTTGATTACCCTCAATAACAATTTCATTACTTTCCAGACAGATGAATCTGACGCAATCAGTATCCTGAATGAAGGTGGTGTTGACAATGCTGTGCTTGATCCGGTTGACCTTCTGTCCACCAATGGGGTAGTTCATGTAATTGACCAAGTACTTGCACCAAATACCATTGCTGATCAACTGGTGGCAAATCCTGATTATTCAACATTTGTACAAGCACTTATTACTTCAGGAGTTCTAGGCACATTGCAAGATGACTCCCAAGCATTCACGGTTTTTGCACCAGACAACAATGCCTTTGACACATTCATCGCAATGGAAGGAGATGATATCAATTCCGTTGAAGACCTGCTTGCCCAAAGCAACCTAAGTCAAATAATGTTATACCATATTGGAGAAGGTAAGATGCTTTCATCAACCTTAACCTCCTCAAACATTCCTACATTGCTGACAAATACCACTACCAATGAAAGTGTTTCTATTTCAGTAACTGCAGGTGAACAAATTACCCTCAATAATACGGCTACTGTCATTTTTCCATTTGATCAAGAAGCTAACAATGGTGTTATCCATACTATTGACAATGTCCTGACACCTCCTGCTGAACAATAA
- a CDS encoding tetratricopeptide repeat protein yields MRIICLLLLFQFVACFYSFGQDDVNGSSSSDAMLTDEVGSKIMVNPETATDFFNRAVFKMHRNVIDGAIADLTKALEVKPLHLEALFLRGRLFERTHQSEKAFIDFSEAIKIKADYAEAYYERGKVAFRLERFERALGDFSQTLLFEPELAAAYNDRGSTFRKMGMKEQALDDFTSAIKLDPSMPVFYHNRGITYHELKQDEKALTDFDMALEILPDYAKAYVSRGLLRFELKNYQGALVDFTSCLQTNPDYPIAYLNRGLVYFQMKQYNLAMKDVEKAIAIDAYYAKAYLARGMIKEMMMDAEGACNDWRLAEELGAYEAADYITEACR; encoded by the coding sequence ATGAGAATTATTTGCTTACTGCTACTGTTTCAGTTTGTTGCGTGTTTCTATTCTTTTGGGCAAGATGATGTCAATGGTTCATCAAGTAGTGATGCTATGTTGACAGATGAGGTGGGCAGCAAGATTATGGTCAATCCAGAAACAGCGACAGACTTCTTCAATCGGGCAGTATTCAAAATGCACAGAAATGTGATTGATGGCGCCATAGCTGACCTGACAAAAGCTTTGGAGGTAAAACCACTGCATTTGGAAGCCTTATTCCTAAGAGGGAGACTTTTTGAGCGTACACACCAATCCGAGAAAGCATTCATAGATTTTTCTGAAGCTATTAAGATAAAGGCAGATTATGCGGAAGCCTATTATGAAAGAGGTAAGGTTGCTTTCAGGCTGGAGCGTTTCGAGCGTGCATTGGGTGACTTTAGTCAGACCTTGCTTTTCGAGCCTGAGTTGGCAGCAGCATACAATGATAGGGGAAGTACTTTCCGTAAAATGGGCATGAAAGAACAAGCCTTGGATGACTTTACTTCTGCGATCAAATTAGACCCATCAATGCCTGTTTTTTACCATAACAGGGGAATTACTTACCATGAACTAAAACAGGACGAGAAAGCTTTAACAGACTTTGATATGGCATTGGAAATCTTACCTGATTATGCCAAGGCTTATGTGAGCAGGGGACTACTTCGATTTGAATTGAAGAACTATCAAGGTGCTTTGGTTGATTTTACAAGCTGCCTTCAGACAAATCCAGATTATCCAATAGCTTACCTAAACAGAGGATTGGTCTATTTCCAGATGAAGCAATACAACTTGGCAATGAAGGATGTGGAGAAAGCCATTGCGATTGATGCCTATTATGCGAAGGCTTATCTGGCTAGGGGCATGATCAAAGAAATGATGATGGATGCTGAAGGGGCTTGCAATGATTGGCGATTGGCTGAGGAGCTAGGAGCATATGAGGCAGCCGATTATATAACGGAGGCTTGCCGTTAA
- a CDS encoding coiled-coil domain-containing protein — MYKCVNEGSFTAVKFTHKFYSKYAFLLKTDRGIEVTGYDLLTSEEVRKVVRDFLVESKGRWLVETVMHNQLRLRNDENLSDNIQDCLQLFERMAELLEMKNEKKRAAIWQSESDGHTGEVSIFGPHAPLPIFSLPTQEKETPVVSSLSDHDNVKNLPKFFQTKYQVLITIGALLLGVVIGRLWTGFDNHEVDAMSQLQHLRQTVLMLSEDRKQLEEEAEALRNEKLVLVGQLDIQSKTLEPVMEEIQNLKKVSSENDVEVHKEIKQLEQENKRLEEQQSISKSAVEKLKQQLEKAEDQIAETQKLLDLKEQEVEGIKEELTASREMLSEKETNEKLLLQTEKNLNKETSNMQKSVAKLQHEYQQLLKLKLQKEKELLAVEQENKRLWKESLSLSTKLKDLQKKGQKLERKNETLTAKVECYISSQYWTLTTPETAWREYCNRKGILLDAEGLIVSQ, encoded by the coding sequence ATGTACAAGTGTGTAAACGAAGGCAGTTTTACAGCCGTAAAATTCACGCACAAGTTCTACAGCAAATATGCATTCCTGCTAAAAACTGACCGAGGAATAGAAGTTACTGGCTATGATCTGCTCACTTCAGAGGAAGTAAGGAAAGTCGTCAGGGATTTTTTGGTCGAGAGTAAAGGGAGGTGGCTTGTCGAAACGGTAATGCATAACCAGTTAAGGCTCAGAAATGACGAAAACCTTTCTGACAATATTCAGGATTGTCTGCAACTTTTTGAGCGGATGGCTGAATTGTTGGAAATGAAGAACGAAAAGAAACGTGCTGCAATTTGGCAATCGGAATCGGATGGACATACAGGTGAAGTAAGTATTTTTGGTCCGCATGCACCTTTACCCATCTTCAGTCTACCAACGCAAGAAAAGGAGACACCGGTGGTCAGTTCTCTGTCTGATCATGATAATGTCAAAAACCTACCTAAATTCTTCCAAACAAAATATCAAGTATTAATTACCATTGGGGCATTACTGCTGGGAGTTGTCATTGGGCGACTTTGGACAGGTTTTGACAACCATGAGGTCGATGCTATGTCCCAGTTACAACATTTAAGGCAAACCGTATTGATGCTTTCTGAAGATCGAAAGCAGTTAGAGGAAGAAGCCGAAGCTTTAAGAAATGAAAAACTTGTACTTGTTGGACAGCTAGATATCCAATCCAAAACCTTGGAACCTGTGATGGAAGAAATTCAGAACCTGAAAAAGGTTTCCTCAGAAAATGATGTAGAAGTACATAAAGAAATCAAGCAACTAGAACAGGAGAATAAGCGCTTGGAAGAGCAGCAATCAATTTCAAAATCAGCTGTAGAGAAATTAAAGCAACAACTGGAAAAAGCCGAAGATCAAATAGCAGAAACACAAAAGCTTTTGGACTTGAAAGAACAGGAAGTAGAAGGGATAAAGGAAGAGTTGACAGCTTCTCGTGAAATGCTTTCGGAGAAAGAAACGAATGAAAAGTTGTTGTTACAGACGGAGAAAAACCTGAATAAGGAAACGTCAAATATGCAGAAATCAGTAGCAAAACTACAGCATGAGTATCAACAGCTTTTAAAACTGAAGCTCCAGAAAGAAAAAGAATTGCTTGCTGTAGAACAGGAGAATAAAAGGCTTTGGAAAGAAAGTCTGTCCTTAAGTACAAAACTTAAGGACTTGCAAAAAAAAGGTCAAAAACTGGAAAGAAAAAACGAAACCCTGACAGCCAAGGTCGAGTGCTATATCAGTTCTCAATATTGGACGTTGACAACACCTGAAACAGCATGGCGAGAGTATTGTAACAGAAAAGGAATTCTACTGGATGCAGAAGGATTGATTGTCAGTCAGTAG
- a CDS encoding thioesterase family protein yields the protein MNLYLRLFTFILRIPFLKKTEGLSVWKTSFYALPSDCDFNFHVTNSRYFSFADLGRFYAVAHMGLIVKLFKNRWAPVVNAQEIVFIRPILPLKKFWVETEILCWDNKYCYLEQRYVNKDGKPYAIAMFRATYLYKNKVVPFDEVVSLSGQGLVSPEEPTKITTWKSMLNNKKQENTAGAVSV from the coding sequence ATGAACCTTTACCTTAGGCTTTTTACTTTTATTTTACGCATACCTTTCCTGAAGAAAACTGAGGGACTAAGCGTATGGAAAACATCGTTTTACGCTTTACCTTCAGACTGTGATTTCAACTTTCATGTAACCAATTCCAGGTATTTCAGTTTTGCTGATCTTGGACGGTTTTATGCAGTTGCGCATATGGGATTGATTGTAAAGCTTTTCAAAAATAGGTGGGCTCCTGTAGTCAATGCACAAGAAATTGTTTTTATAAGACCCATTTTACCTCTCAAAAAATTCTGGGTAGAGACAGAAATACTTTGCTGGGACAACAAATACTGCTACCTAGAGCAGCGCTATGTAAATAAGGATGGCAAACCTTATGCGATTGCCATGTTTCGGGCTACTTACCTGTATAAAAATAAGGTGGTTCCTTTTGATGAGGTGGTCTCTCTCTCAGGACAAGGTCTTGTATCTCCTGAAGAGCCTACCAAAATCACGACATGGAAATCCATGCTGAACAACAAAAAGCAGGAAAATACTGCTGGAGCTGTCAGTGTATAA
- a CDS encoding metal-dependent hydrolase, which produces MASAFGHALTAIAIGKGYPKKMITWKFWFLGAICAIIPDADVITFKFGIPYESFWGHRGFSHSFLFALLLGILVTVIFYRKKLKNWQSIGYILYFSLCTASHSILDAMTTGGLGVAFFSPWDNTRYFFPWRPIKVSPIGVENFFSEWGVKVILSELIWIGIPCLTYIFLMAILKRNNTSQKLKA; this is translated from the coding sequence ATGGCTTCAGCATTCGGACATGCATTGACTGCAATTGCAATTGGGAAGGGGTATCCCAAAAAAATGATCACATGGAAATTTTGGTTTTTAGGGGCAATCTGTGCCATCATTCCTGATGCAGATGTAATCACATTCAAATTTGGCATTCCATACGAAAGTTTTTGGGGACACAGAGGTTTTTCACATTCATTCCTTTTCGCACTCCTTCTAGGTATTTTGGTGACGGTTATTTTTTATAGGAAAAAGTTGAAAAACTGGCAGTCAATAGGATACATCCTTTACTTCTCTTTATGTACAGCATCCCACAGTATTTTGGACGCCATGACGACTGGTGGTTTGGGAGTTGCTTTTTTCTCACCGTGGGACAATACCCGATATTTCTTTCCGTGGAGACCAATAAAGGTGTCACCAATTGGCGTAGAGAATTTTTTTAGCGAGTGGGGAGTGAAAGTGATTCTGAGTGAGCTAATTTGGATAGGAATACCTTGTTTGACTTATATATTTCTGATGGCAATTCTAAAACGAAACAATACTTCACAAAAGCTGAAAGCATGA